In the genome of Chryseobacterium arthrosphaerae, one region contains:
- a CDS encoding DUF6134 family protein, with the protein MKALLIFSILLPGYFQPNLAMSAKEYLNYSIIKDDKNIGTIRVERSLKDHITEYLFESRAQVKILYSIEIYDKMNVSFKQNILQQAKLYRTMNGKIKVNNTAIWNGSFYNLSDKDGPNGFLKQSVLYSTASLYFNEPENVKSVFSEKFQKMVPVQKIDARRYRISLPNGNTTTYTYTSGICTLVEASTDFANLKFVLNTKRE; encoded by the coding sequence ATGAAAGCACTCCTGATTTTTTCAATACTGTTGCCCGGTTATTTTCAGCCTAATCTGGCAATGTCTGCCAAAGAATATCTGAATTATTCTATTATAAAAGATGATAAGAACATTGGTACTATCCGTGTAGAACGTTCTTTAAAAGACCATATTACCGAATATCTTTTTGAATCCCGGGCTCAGGTAAAAATCCTGTACAGCATTGAGATTTACGATAAAATGAACGTTAGCTTTAAACAAAATATTCTGCAACAGGCAAAACTTTACCGGACAATGAACGGGAAAATCAAAGTGAACAATACAGCCATCTGGAACGGGAGTTTTTATAACCTTTCAGATAAGGATGGTCCCAATGGCTTTCTAAAACAGTCTGTTTTATACTCTACCGCAAGCCTGTATTTTAATGAACCAGAAAATGTAAAATCTGTTTTTTCGGAAAAATTCCAGAAAATGGTTCCTGTTCAGAAGATTGATGCCAGAAGATACAGAATCAGTCTTCCCAACGGAAACACTACTACTTATACCTACACCAGCGGAATTTGTACTTTAGTTGAAGCCAGTACAGATTTTGCGAACCTAAAATTTGTTCTTAATACAAAACGTGAATAA
- a CDS encoding helix-turn-helix transcriptional regulator has protein sequence MKFFALMFSFMIVIVNAKDPSRQQIDSLINIANNKNAYSNLGDKEMLRLITEAYYLSKDLGYDGGRLESLIKFLEIYYNTNNINGIYEKVDEAIRLATELDNNYILSRALRYRAWMYIKIGKYNLAKYELKKAAEIASDIIDNDQKYKSLMNISSTMASYYEAYKSDTDSMLSYANKAYHYASNIKSSNPDKKKYLSATATVIGHILLYKGNVKDAKKYILNAEENLINSPDKATLVKIYKALGIISMKEHQHELALDYFNKSVFLAKKYNQNDELKNIYPMVSKAYEALKDYQKALHQHDNYKKINDSLNFETKKVINKIKNLPNKDYRRFDSFDYSIFGVCLLLITLMIVPKQDIVEASKSEIMVITEKENQKQNILSYTTIEQLNQLTDLATKNEQAFYTKFQEIYPHFIINITEKFPKLSTADIRLCAYLKMNFDTKQIAVFTNSTIRSVDAKKYRLRKKLNLTPEEELYAYVSKF, from the coding sequence ATGAAATTTTTTGCTTTAATGTTTTCATTCATGATAGTAATCGTGAATGCTAAAGATCCGTCCCGGCAGCAAATTGATAGCCTGATCAATATAGCAAACAATAAAAATGCATATTCAAATTTAGGAGATAAAGAAATGCTGAGATTAATTACCGAAGCTTATTATCTTTCAAAGGACCTGGGATATGACGGAGGACGTTTAGAATCGCTAATTAAGTTTCTGGAAATATATTATAACACGAACAATATCAATGGTATATACGAAAAAGTAGATGAGGCCATCAGGCTGGCTACAGAGCTGGATAATAATTATATTCTAAGCAGAGCATTAAGATACAGAGCATGGATGTATATTAAAATAGGCAAATATAATCTCGCAAAATATGAATTAAAAAAAGCAGCAGAAATTGCTTCAGATATTATTGACAATGATCAGAAATACAAGTCTTTAATGAATATTAGTTCTACTATGGCCTCTTATTACGAAGCTTATAAATCAGATACTGATTCAATGCTGTCCTATGCCAACAAAGCGTATCACTATGCTTCCAATATTAAAAGTTCAAATCCAGATAAAAAAAAATACCTTTCAGCAACAGCCACTGTAATAGGCCATATTTTATTATATAAAGGAAATGTAAAAGATGCTAAAAAATATATTCTTAATGCCGAAGAAAATCTTATTAATAGTCCAGATAAAGCGACTCTGGTAAAAATATACAAAGCATTAGGAATAATTTCGATGAAAGAGCATCAACACGAGCTGGCACTAGATTATTTTAATAAGTCTGTTTTTCTTGCAAAAAAATACAATCAAAATGATGAGTTAAAAAATATCTATCCAATGGTATCAAAAGCTTATGAGGCATTAAAAGATTATCAAAAAGCTCTTCATCAACATGATAATTACAAGAAAATCAATGACAGTTTGAATTTCGAAACAAAAAAAGTAATAAATAAAATAAAAAATCTTCCAAATAAAGATTACCGAAGGTTTGATTCCTTTGACTACAGTATTTTTGGAGTATGTTTATTGCTGATCACACTTATGATTGTACCTAAGCAAGATATAGTAGAAGCATCCAAATCAGAGATAATGGTAATTACTGAAAAAGAAAATCAAAAACAAAATATTTTATCATATACAACTATAGAACAGCTGAATCAGCTTACAGATCTTGCTACAAAAAATGAACAAGCTTTTTATACAAAATTCCAGGAAATATACCCTCATTTTATAATAAATATAACCGAAAAGTTTCCAAAACTATCTACTGCTGACATTAGATTATGCGCATATTTAAAAATGAATTTTGACACGAAACAAATTGCAGTTTTTACTAATTCTACCATCCGATCTGTGGATGCAAAGAAATATCGTCTTAGAAAAAAGCTAAATCTTACTCCAGAAGAAGAATTATACGCTTATGTATCAAAATTCTGA